A stretch of Spirochaetota bacterium DNA encodes these proteins:
- a CDS encoding 2-dehydropantoate 2-reductase, whose product MNILVYGGGAVGLGLAQSLIRAGCGVTIIDVEPTVSALREKGIVQTGVLGQFTIKPEQFTVYDWLENIPSADFDYICVCIKSYMSQTIAQLLKKYEKKISRCPIILFQNGWGNAEKFIQYFDKEIIFNARVMTGYIKPALHHVDITVHADSIHIGSLYNGDVNQLTALAEALSKGGMPAEVTEEVAKDIWAKMLYNCALNPLGAIFNVPYGDLGKSEHTKAIMNDIFYEIFETMHKAGYTTHYKSADEYIEVFYSKLLPTTGEHRSSMLQDIQAKRKTEIDALNGAVVELAKQHGIKTPVNEVVTSLIKFIENKYM is encoded by the coding sequence ATGAACATACTAGTCTATGGTGGCGGAGCAGTGGGATTGGGTTTGGCTCAAAGCCTTATTAGAGCTGGCTGTGGGGTAACTATTATTGATGTGGAGCCAACGGTTAGTGCCCTTAGAGAAAAAGGGATAGTGCAAACAGGAGTATTGGGTCAATTTACAATAAAACCTGAACAATTCACCGTCTATGATTGGCTGGAAAATATACCTTCAGCTGATTTTGATTATATATGTGTATGCATAAAATCATATATGTCGCAAACTATCGCACAGCTATTAAAAAAATATGAAAAAAAAATAAGCAGATGCCCCATTATCCTATTTCAGAATGGATGGGGCAATGCGGAAAAGTTTATACAATATTTTGATAAAGAAATAATATTCAATGCACGAGTAATGACAGGATACATAAAGCCAGCATTACATCATGTAGATATAACTGTACATGCTGATTCAATACATATAGGTTCGTTGTATAATGGTGATGTTAATCAGCTTACAGCACTTGCGGAAGCATTGTCAAAAGGTGGAATGCCTGCAGAAGTAACAGAAGAAGTGGCAAAAGATATATGGGCAAAGATGCTGTATAACTGCGCATTGAATCCACTTGGAGCTATCTTTAATGTTCCGTATGGTGATCTGGGTAAATCAGAACATACAAAAGCAATCATGAATGATATATTTTATGAGATATTTGAAACAATGCATAAAGCAGGATACACAACCCATTACAAAAGTGCTGACGAATATATAGAGGTGTTCTATTCAAAATTGTTGCCCACCACCGGTGAGCACCGTTCATCCATGCTGCAGGATATACAGGCAAAACGCAAAACTGAGATAGACGCATTAAACGGAGCAGTTGTTGAGCTTGCAAAGCAACATGGTATAAAAACACCGGTTAATGAAGTAGTAACATCTTTAATTAAATTTATTGAAAATAAATATATGTAA
- a CDS encoding UPF0149 family protein yields the protein MKKIEFLSEKQEKQLKKYLQPSLNKDVLTIDQLDGFLFGLCISSPFISSDEIVASIFGSSSPVFDSFEDVSSFNECLVQAQNTYTYALNNNKLVFPFTIAENNLTDEMIHAIQDWCYGFIRGIILDYNDWMPPDKQILETLQVEEELMYTCFFVIYMTAYILYPDKLPLSKEFLKMVDVDKFKEELTKNILALPDAVEILIQYGKQVRDNYLKNGKLQKKIDQNIKIGRNDPCICGSGKKYKKCCGR from the coding sequence ATGAAAAAAATAGAATTCCTTTCAGAAAAGCAGGAAAAACAATTAAAAAAATATTTACAGCCATCACTTAATAAAGATGTACTCACAATTGATCAATTAGATGGTTTTTTATTTGGTCTTTGTATTTCATCCCCTTTTATTTCTTCAGATGAAATTGTTGCATCAATATTTGGAAGCTCCAGCCCTGTATTTGATTCGTTTGAAGATGTAAGCTCATTCAATGAATGTTTGGTACAAGCACAAAACACATATACGTATGCACTAAATAATAATAAACTGGTATTCCCATTTACTATTGCTGAAAATAATCTTACAGATGAAATGATTCATGCAATTCAGGATTGGTGTTATGGCTTTATACGAGGTATTATACTTGATTATAACGATTGGATGCCACCAGATAAACAAATTCTTGAAACATTGCAAGTAGAAGAAGAACTGATGTATACGTGTTTTTTTGTGATATATATGACGGCATATATACTGTATCCGGATAAATTGCCTCTTAGTAAAGAATTCTTAAAAATGGTAGATGTTGATAAATTTAAAGAAGAACTTACAAAAAATATTTTGGCACTTCCTGATGCTGTAGAAATACTCATACAATATGGAAAACAGGTGCGAGATAACTATCTTAAAAATGGCAAATTGCAGAAAAAAATTGACCAGAATATAAAAATTGGACGCAATGATCCCTGCATCTGTGGCAGCGGTAAGAAATATAAAAAATGCTGTGGTCGTTAA
- a CDS encoding M23 family metallopeptidase — translation MLTTISSLLTFLLITNFVPTRSTQGKEYIICGNNTQQKIYYATSSNFSKNHKGEKALDDDEETSWISKFGGEQWIEIDFGVKRVMTDIAITAGTKDNYKTLRYCILQFMYDGKWFDYSRINFLQKDKKGLFGNSRYQRTVIVKLNGIDASTFRIVIPQDATFDGYAAIAEIAVYAGSSKLQYYDKRLYNLCFPIRNGLFPENDSGYPNAPRGYRGGIHYGLDIFYYFNEDNFLPIPVDETTPVLSCADGVVVRADTEYVPPTEDEWKELSLYYQKNPATFVKRSFGGRQVWIDHKNGVLSTYNHLSKIDEKIKIGTIVKKGQRIGWVGNSGLLGEAQGKKYGQHLHFELWVDGIYLGYNMSISDIKRYLRWIFALRDMEEYND, via the coding sequence ATGCTAACAACGATTTCTTCATTGCTCACATTTTTACTTATCACAAATTTTGTGCCTACGCGAAGTACGCAAGGTAAAGAATATATAATATGTGGCAACAACACGCAGCAAAAAATATATTATGCTACAAGCAGCAACTTTAGTAAAAACCATAAAGGTGAAAAAGCGCTAGATGATGATGAAGAAACATCGTGGATTTCAAAATTTGGTGGCGAGCAATGGATTGAGATTGATTTTGGTGTAAAGCGTGTTATGACTGATATTGCAATCACTGCAGGCACAAAAGACAATTATAAAACTCTGCGATATTGTATTCTACAGTTTATGTATGATGGCAAGTGGTTTGATTATTCGCGCATAAATTTTTTACAAAAAGACAAAAAGGGTTTATTTGGCAATAGTCGCTATCAACGCACTGTTATAGTGAAATTAAATGGCATTGATGCAAGTACCTTCAGAATTGTTATACCGCAGGATGCTACATTTGATGGTTACGCAGCAATTGCTGAAATAGCAGTATATGCAGGAAGTTCAAAACTACAGTATTACGACAAGCGTTTGTATAATCTTTGCTTCCCAATAAGAAATGGCCTGTTCCCTGAAAATGATTCTGGTTATCCCAATGCGCCACGAGGATATCGTGGTGGAATACATTATGGCCTTGATATATTCTATTACTTTAATGAAGACAATTTTCTTCCAATACCGGTTGATGAAACCACACCGGTTTTGTCATGTGCTGACGGAGTAGTGGTGAGGGCTGACACTGAGTATGTTCCCCCTACTGAGGATGAATGGAAAGAGCTATCGCTCTATTACCAAAAAAATCCAGCAACATTTGTGAAGCGCTCATTTGGCGGAAGGCAAGTATGGATAGACCATAAAAATGGAGTATTGTCTACGTATAATCATCTATCAAAAATAGATGAAAAAATTAAAATTGGTACAATTGTAAAAAAGGGACAACGCATTGGCTGGGTTGGCAACTCAGGATTGCTTGGTGAGGCACAAGGGAAAAAATATGGGCAACATCTTCATTTTGAATTATGGGTGGATGGCATTTATCTGGGGTATAATATGAGTATAAGCGATATTAAACGCTATTTGCGCTGGATATTTGCGCTTCGCGATATGGAGGAATACAATGACTGA
- a CDS encoding MFS transporter yields MTDMKKRAYQFIILFGIISLLGDIIYEGARSVNAQYLKELGASALWVGIIAGLGEFIGYAIRLVSGYVSDRTRAYWLFTFVGYGLLVSVPLLALTGLWQVAALLMVAERLGKALRSPSKDTILSQVTTQVGRGLGFGLHEAMDQIGAIAGPLIFTAIFAYVVDYNLGYTILWIPFVLLMAVLIVARYLVPHPEKFETAKPADTQPDTLTKTFWLYTAFSGFAIIGFANFPVIAYHLKSQNIMADMSIPLLYAIAMGVDAVFAIVIGKLYDSKGLRVLMIIPLASAIVPVLAFSFNWIAVTIGTVLWGLVMAIHETIMRAAIADLTSLKKRGTGYGIFNTAYGLCMFIGASVMGWLYEINIQYIIIFSVATELIAVILFMYIIKAVKSK; encoded by the coding sequence ATGACTGACATGAAAAAACGCGCGTATCAGTTTATTATTCTTTTTGGCATCATAAGCCTGCTTGGTGACATCATTTACGAAGGTGCGCGAAGTGTCAATGCACAGTATTTAAAAGAGTTAGGTGCAAGTGCGCTGTGGGTTGGCATTATTGCAGGGCTTGGCGAGTTCATTGGATATGCTATACGCCTGGTTTCAGGGTATGTCAGCGATAGGACTAGGGCATACTGGCTGTTTACTTTTGTTGGCTATGGTTTGCTTGTTTCAGTGCCGCTTTTGGCGCTAACGGGTTTATGGCAGGTGGCAGCTCTTTTAATGGTTGCAGAGCGCTTGGGGAAGGCACTGCGAAGCCCCTCAAAGGATACCATCTTATCGCAGGTAACAACACAGGTTGGGCGTGGACTTGGTTTTGGTTTGCATGAGGCAATGGACCAGATTGGCGCTATTGCCGGGCCTTTAATTTTTACTGCAATCTTTGCGTATGTTGTTGATTACAACCTGGGGTATACCATACTGTGGATTCCGTTTGTGCTTCTTATGGCTGTTCTTATAGTTGCACGGTATCTTGTTCCTCATCCAGAAAAGTTTGAAACAGCTAAACCTGCAGACACCCAACCTGATACATTAACCAAAACGTTCTGGCTATATACGGCGTTTTCTGGTTTTGCCATTATTGGTTTTGCAAACTTTCCGGTTATTGCTTATCATTTAAAATCACAAAATATTATGGCAGATATGAGTATACCTTTGCTGTATGCAATTGCAATGGGAGTTGATGCAGTTTTTGCGATAGTTATCGGTAAACTATATGACAGCAAGGGGTTACGGGTACTTATGATCATACCTTTAGCTTCGGCGATAGTTCCGGTATTAGCTTTCAGTTTTAATTGGATTGCAGTGACAATTGGCACTGTGCTGTGGGGACTGGTGATGGCCATACATGAAACAATAATGCGTGCTGCAATAGCTGATCTCACCTCACTTAAAAAACGAGGTACCGGTTATGGTATATTTAATACCGCGTATGGGCTGTGTATGTTCATTGGAGCAAGTGTGATGGGATGGTTATATGAAATCAATATACAATATATTATTATATTTTCTGTAGCAACTGAGCTTATTGCAGTTATACTTTTTATGTATATAATTAAAGCGGTGAAGAGTAAATAA